From one Leptospira stimsonii genomic stretch:
- a CDS encoding potassium channel family protein → MAVKRKNKTHKKRIAVIGLGEFGKSLVIYLNENGHEVTAIDKDIKTIEEIKDHCALAVCVDTSNKQSLEELDLEDMDDIVVALAENFESLITTAYHLKDMKLESLHIRYHSEINRKILQMIGIENLFNPEERAAASMAEQLSYQGVKKATLLSEEYSLFEVEISSHLFGKKLKDLGLREKYKLNLVAIRKADSDNKNQREGTIILPESGTVFQENEILILFGTSESIKKFTTAYPIG, encoded by the coding sequence ATGGCCGTAAAAAGAAAAAACAAAACTCATAAAAAAAGAATCGCCGTCATCGGCTTGGGAGAATTCGGAAAATCTCTCGTTATCTACTTAAACGAAAACGGACATGAAGTCACCGCAATCGATAAAGACATCAAGACGATCGAAGAAATCAAGGATCACTGTGCGCTCGCTGTCTGCGTCGACACGAGCAACAAACAATCTTTGGAAGAATTGGATTTAGAGGATATGGACGATATCGTAGTCGCCTTGGCTGAGAACTTCGAATCTCTGATCACGACCGCTTATCATCTCAAAGATATGAAATTAGAATCTTTGCATATACGATATCATTCCGAAATCAATCGTAAGATTCTACAAATGATCGGAATCGAAAATCTTTTCAATCCGGAAGAAAGAGCCGCCGCTTCGATGGCGGAACAACTCAGCTATCAAGGCGTAAAAAAAGCAACATTGTTAAGCGAAGAATACAGTCTTTTCGAAGTGGAAATTTCTTCCCACCTTTTCGGGAAAAAACTGAAGGATTTGGGTTTGAGAGAAAAATATAAACTCAACCTTGTGGCGATTCGAAAGGCAGATTCCGACAACAAAAATCAACGGGAAGGAACGATCATTCTCCCGGAATCCGGAACCGTATTCCAAGAGAATGAAATTTTAATTCTATTCGGAACCTCCGAAAGTATCAAAAAATTTACGACCGCTTATCCCATCGGATAA
- a CDS encoding aldo/keto reductase — MVVSEICMGTMTFGSSCDEKEAFRILDRAYDAGIDFYDTAEIYPVPPDASYVHETEKIFGKWLKTKSRDSILIATKVCGPGHGWFSPPVREGKTALDRRNIRVAIEGSLKRLGTDFVDLYQTHWPDHDFGYEETLEVLTELIQEGKVRYIGNSNETAWGMMKSLSVSERYGFARYESIQNNFSILNRRFEDALSDICRRESVSLLPYSPIAGGVLSGKYNSPNPPQNARFSRYINSGERQRKMANRFLNDGTLASTEKLLTVAELAGMSLTVLSVAWSKQHDFVASTIVGANTVEQLDEILKAQNVILSDDILKKIDEVSKEIPYPMG, encoded by the coding sequence ATGGTTGTTTCAGAAATTTGTATGGGAACGATGACCTTCGGTTCTAGTTGTGACGAAAAGGAAGCATTCCGAATTTTGGACCGTGCATATGACGCGGGAATCGACTTTTACGATACGGCCGAAATTTACCCCGTTCCACCTGACGCTAGTTATGTGCATGAAACGGAAAAGATATTCGGCAAATGGCTCAAAACGAAATCGAGAGATTCGATTCTTATAGCGACCAAGGTTTGTGGTCCCGGACATGGTTGGTTTTCTCCGCCGGTTCGCGAGGGAAAAACGGCTCTGGATCGAAGAAATATCCGAGTCGCAATCGAAGGAAGTCTGAAACGTCTCGGCACCGATTTTGTGGACCTTTATCAAACCCATTGGCCCGATCACGATTTCGGATACGAGGAAACTCTTGAAGTTCTAACCGAACTCATTCAAGAAGGAAAGGTTCGTTATATCGGAAACAGCAACGAGACGGCTTGGGGAATGATGAAAAGTCTTTCCGTTTCGGAACGATACGGTTTCGCACGTTATGAATCCATTCAAAATAATTTCAGCATTCTGAATCGAAGATTTGAGGACGCGTTATCCGATATCTGTCGTAGAGAAAGTGTGAGTTTACTTCCGTATTCTCCGATCGCAGGTGGTGTGCTCTCTGGAAAATACAATTCTCCAAATCCTCCGCAGAACGCACGATTCAGTCGTTATATTAATTCCGGCGAAAGACAAAGAAAGATGGCGAATCGTTTTTTAAACGACGGGACCTTGGCTTCGACAGAGAAGTTATTGACGGTCGCAGAATTGGCGGGAATGTCTCTGACGGTTCTTTCCGTCGCTTGGTCCAAACAACACGACTTCGTTGCGTCCACGATCGTCGGTGCGAACACTGTGGAACAATTGGATGAGATTCTTAAGGCTCAGAACGTGATTTTATCCGATGATATTCTCAAAAAAATCGACGAAGTTTCAAAGGAGATTCCTTATCCGATGGGATAA
- a CDS encoding exonuclease gives MEKESLYDHEKYENLMPTYLYLRNEADATDQEAIFLNPKEIELLYQIRNHTTLEGFFSGKILKVWKDEGSKPIYINTLKKLSDMNLIFAFPEFKFLPETSQLTVGICLISEKQFKPSNRENLKEIYLNSLSKSSFAIQNYILGCEPFQISELISIFEYLISGSASTFVRDSFDIKKWIHSFTFSELLKEETIKDSIQIIFETIHENEHIAVTKTTGLFHVADDLSGKAFDILKSYYLNQFSKRLKEKYQTAWNLITEHRKEIVIDVNYSGSISSMEEKFVSEELKIIGESLGNLEPETFKDFLILANYISRKHDHLKNLRSSAEELKSIKMLKTMMSMKSDALSQFVMINLDEDKEFSYSIVDNLKRDPDCISCDWYEKGKKISCICQKKEETILNLIHVMIEKYSYKKDLVRIFLFLLKKEKNELAAYYRKSDFKEAILKLKYVCYKENLSWFSKILSFLGAFGFLESSLEHEESIIQFEQLTREIAYKENRKKLLDKVRAEWLIEAETEPSVTEVEETSSKPDSKRSVNTAIARGGK, from the coding sequence TTGGAGAAAGAATCCCTATACGACCATGAGAAATACGAAAATCTCATGCCGACCTATCTATATCTCAGAAACGAGGCGGACGCTACCGATCAGGAAGCGATCTTTTTAAATCCTAAAGAAATCGAACTTCTCTATCAGATCAGAAACCATACTACGTTGGAAGGATTCTTTTCCGGAAAAATTTTAAAGGTCTGGAAAGACGAAGGATCCAAACCGATCTATATAAACACTCTCAAAAAATTGTCCGACATGAATCTGATCTTCGCATTCCCGGAGTTCAAATTTCTCCCCGAAACGAGTCAGCTTACGGTCGGTATCTGTTTGATTTCAGAAAAACAATTCAAACCTTCCAATCGGGAAAACCTAAAAGAAATCTATCTCAACAGTTTAAGCAAGTCTTCCTTCGCGATCCAAAATTATATCTTAGGTTGTGAGCCGTTTCAGATCAGCGAATTAATTTCCATTTTCGAATATCTAATCTCGGGAAGCGCGTCTACGTTCGTAAGAGATTCTTTCGATATCAAAAAATGGATCCATTCCTTTACGTTTAGTGAACTTCTAAAAGAAGAAACGATCAAAGATTCGATTCAGATCATCTTCGAAACGATCCACGAGAACGAACATATCGCGGTCACAAAAACGACCGGGCTTTTTCACGTCGCTGATGATCTTTCAGGAAAGGCTTTCGACATTCTCAAAAGTTATTATCTCAATCAATTCTCAAAACGTCTCAAAGAAAAATATCAGACCGCTTGGAATCTAATTACGGAGCATAGGAAGGAAATCGTAATCGATGTAAACTACTCCGGTTCGATCTCAAGTATGGAAGAAAAATTCGTTTCGGAAGAATTGAAGATCATCGGCGAAAGTTTGGGAAATCTTGAACCGGAAACGTTTAAGGATTTTCTAATTCTCGCGAATTATATTTCCCGAAAACACGACCATCTAAAAAATCTACGATCGTCCGCGGAAGAATTAAAATCGATCAAAATGTTAAAGACGATGATGTCGATGAAAAGCGACGCCCTTTCACAGTTTGTAATGATCAACCTGGATGAAGATAAGGAATTTTCCTATTCGATTGTCGACAATCTGAAAAGGGATCCGGATTGTATTTCTTGTGATTGGTATGAGAAGGGAAAAAAAATCTCGTGTATCTGCCAGAAAAAAGAGGAAACGATTCTCAACTTGATACATGTGATGATCGAAAAATATTCCTACAAAAAAGACCTCGTAAGAATCTTCCTATTCCTTTTGAAAAAAGAAAAAAACGAATTGGCGGCTTATTACAGAAAGAGCGATTTTAAAGAAGCAATCTTAAAACTCAAATACGTTTGTTATAAGGAAAATCTCTCTTGGTTTTCCAAGATCCTAAGCTTTTTAGGCGCATTCGGTTTTTTGGAATCGTCTTTAGAACATGAAGAATCGATTATACAATTCGAGCAACTTACGCGTGAAATCGCATATAAGGAAAATCGAAAGAAGTTATTGGATAAGGTTCGAGCGGAATGGCTCATCGAAGCGGAAACCGAACCGTCTGTGACGGAGGTGGAAGAAACTTCTTCGAAACCAGACTCCAAACGATCGGTGAACACTGCGATTGCAAGAGGTGGAAAATAA
- a CDS encoding acylphosphatase, which translates to MASKNNVRAKILVRGKVQGVGFRYYILQRAQECRLSGFTQNLPGGEVETVVEGDKMFIEDLYKAIQRGPKGSEVKEAVIHWEEAKGNFRTFEIKK; encoded by the coding sequence ATGGCATCGAAGAATAACGTAAGAGCAAAAATTTTGGTCCGAGGAAAAGTGCAGGGAGTCGGCTTTCGTTATTATATTCTTCAGCGTGCCCAAGAATGTAGGCTCAGCGGATTTACCCAGAATCTTCCCGGAGGAGAAGTGGAAACCGTGGTCGAAGGTGATAAAATGTTTATCGAAGATCTCTACAAAGCGATTCAGAGAGGACCGAAAGGATCCGAGGTAAAGGAAGCGGTTATCCATTGGGAAGAAGCGAAAGGAAACTTTAGAACCTTCGAAATCAAGAAGTAG
- a CDS encoding bacitracin resistance protein BacA — translation MTEERSFFIPPGGPPGPVPGLQLVFNAVGELSLRKLVSDFYDQIPQSSIAFMFPKNVEESKTKSADFLIQVTGGPPLYSQNYGPPRMRARHLPFPIDEKARRVWLSCYRKALDGWEADSVQKEILWSFLKDFSGWMVNLENKTEESNGIEE, via the coding sequence ATGACGGAAGAACGTTCTTTTTTTATCCCTCCAGGAGGACCTCCCGGTCCTGTGCCGGGCCTTCAGCTCGTTTTTAACGCCGTGGGAGAGCTTTCCCTTCGAAAACTCGTCTCTGATTTTTACGATCAGATTCCACAGAGCTCGATCGCATTTATGTTTCCGAAGAACGTGGAAGAAAGCAAAACAAAGTCCGCGGACTTTCTCATCCAAGTGACGGGCGGTCCACCGCTCTATTCTCAAAATTACGGGCCGCCTCGTATGAGGGCTCGACATCTTCCTTTTCCGATCGATGAAAAGGCAAGAAGAGTTTGGCTTTCCTGTTATCGTAAGGCCTTGGACGGTTGGGAGGCGGATTCTGTACAAAAGGAAATTCTCTGGAGTTTTCTGAAAGACTTTTCGGGATGGATGGTGAACTTGGAAAACAAGACGGAGGAGTCGAATGGCATCGAAGAATAA
- a CDS encoding RNA pyrophosphohydrolase, with translation MEKPYRKNVGMVVFNSRGEVLVGERLNFLGSWQFPQGGIDEDEDPEAAALRELHEEVGIDSGKIVSEYPDWIAYDFPENLPLNRHLQKYRGQLQKWYLIFWDGVAADCDLDIHEREFESVRFIPIENTLETVVPFKKDVYYKIVKDFGPKIQTYLEKMKTKS, from the coding sequence ATGGAAAAACCTTATAGAAAGAACGTCGGGATGGTCGTCTTCAATTCCCGTGGAGAGGTTTTGGTCGGAGAGAGGCTCAATTTTCTCGGTTCCTGGCAATTCCCTCAAGGAGGAATCGACGAAGATGAGGACCCTGAAGCCGCCGCGCTTCGCGAATTGCACGAGGAGGTCGGGATCGATTCCGGAAAGATCGTTTCGGAATATCCGGATTGGATTGCTTATGATTTTCCCGAGAATCTTCCTCTCAATCGTCATCTTCAGAAATACAGGGGACAACTTCAAAAATGGTATTTGATCTTTTGGGACGGAGTAGCCGCAGACTGTGACTTGGATATTCACGAAAGAGAATTCGAATCCGTCCGTTTTATTCCGATTGAAAACACTTTGGAAACCGTGGTTCCGTTTAAAAAAGATGTATATTATAAAATCGTAAAGGACTTCGGTCCTAAGATTCAGACTTATTTGGAGAAAATGAAAACGAAATCATGA
- a CDS encoding SET domain-containing protein, which yields MQLRKKSSRSRIFKEKDFEIKSSSIPGIGMGLFPKENVNKGDTIGYYTGKILTDRIANSSKYCESKYLLWICKDHWIYGEGKESNYTRFMNHSTKPNVKLVVSVRWKTARFEAIRKVKAGEELFFDYGDEYWINTDIDPVERN from the coding sequence ATGCAATTACGTAAGAAGTCTTCACGTTCCCGTATCTTTAAGGAAAAGGATTTTGAAATTAAGTCGTCATCGATTCCCGGAATCGGAATGGGTTTGTTCCCGAAAGAAAACGTCAACAAAGGCGATACCATCGGATATTATACAGGCAAGATCCTGACCGATCGAATTGCGAATTCCTCCAAATATTGCGAATCGAAATATCTGCTTTGGATCTGTAAGGATCACTGGATCTACGGGGAAGGCAAAGAAAGTAATTATACCCGCTTTATGAATCATAGTACAAAACCGAACGTAAAGTTAGTCGTATCGGTTCGTTGGAAAACCGCGAGGTTTGAGGCGATTCGAAAAGTGAAAGCCGGAGAAGAATTGTTCTTCGACTATGGAGACGAATACTGGATCAATACGGACATCGATCCAGTGGAAAGAAACTAA
- a CDS encoding alpha/beta hydrolase, which produces MNHFFSALKFALNTKNNSTKGILEEEFKLSLGNETVGILKFFPEKRKTFKGAILAINGMAYLGNQDPRFKAVCRGMASCGFLVFSPQMQEISEFKIRLESIEKIKGLILNLSSNPEYCPDGRISLFAPSFSASMGLIAAATPTIGERVKSICTIGAYGNVQTTLDYLMSAEGSDEYGRMILLWNFVHFGIGENEEVRRALHASILDGSFLRESPELPKVLESLQPANREIFRKLKEDRNYRSEIWNRIVQNAGPFRSFLQDLQVYNKLEDLRAHVSLIHGVEDNVVPASESSLILERLLERDLPANRSKLVLTPLISHGDIGITLKTLPSIFQLLNGFAFFFKHAAAKA; this is translated from the coding sequence ATGAATCATTTTTTCTCCGCTCTCAAATTTGCGCTCAATACGAAGAATAATTCCACGAAAGGAATTCTAGAAGAAGAATTCAAACTTTCCCTTGGAAACGAAACCGTAGGAATTCTTAAATTCTTTCCGGAAAAAAGAAAAACTTTCAAAGGGGCGATTCTTGCGATCAACGGGATGGCCTATCTTGGAAATCAAGATCCTCGTTTCAAAGCGGTCTGTCGCGGAATGGCCTCTTGCGGATTTTTGGTCTTTTCTCCGCAGATGCAGGAGATCAGCGAGTTTAAGATCCGTCTCGAGAGTATTGAAAAGATCAAAGGTCTGATTCTCAATCTTTCCTCGAATCCTGAATATTGTCCGGATGGTAGAATCTCCTTATTCGCTCCTTCGTTTTCAGCGAGTATGGGTTTGATCGCGGCCGCGACTCCGACGATCGGAGAAAGAGTAAAATCCATTTGTACGATCGGCGCCTATGGAAACGTTCAGACGACTCTTGATTATCTCATGTCGGCGGAAGGTTCGGATGAATACGGGAGAATGATTCTTCTTTGGAACTTCGTTCATTTTGGAATCGGGGAGAATGAAGAAGTAAGAAGAGCGCTTCACGCGTCTATCTTGGACGGAAGTTTTCTTCGGGAAAGTCCGGAACTACCGAAAGTTTTAGAAAGCTTACAGCCCGCCAATCGAGAAATTTTTAGAAAGCTCAAAGAAGATCGAAACTATCGTTCGGAGATCTGGAACCGAATCGTTCAGAACGCGGGACCGTTTCGTTCCTTTCTCCAAGACCTTCAGGTTTATAATAAATTGGAGGATTTGAGAGCGCACGTTTCCCTCATTCATGGAGTGGAGGATAACGTTGTCCCTGCCTCCGAATCTTCTCTGATTTTGGAACGTTTGTTGGAGAGGGACCTTCCGGCAAATCGATCGAAGTTGGTTTTGACTCCTTTGATCTCTCACGGAGATATTGGAATCACATTGAAAACGCTTCCTTCGATCTTTCAGCTCTTAAACGGCTTTGCGTTCTTCTTTAAACACGCGGCCGCAAAAGCGTAG
- a CDS encoding DUF1564 family protein: MRKFIFQSEPKITSKIREFHSEAETILIPEKYLENLSAEERSALPERIRSLVKKYAVFISSMRRLNSNAGKRKYQKNVGKLKRVNVRMKTGDWLLLGTLAEAHGVSRCFLLNFLLYLESKEVGISLRKFWVGQPIDHKVYSFIWQLERSQKRISRILRVTPNPLEAPPS, from the coding sequence ATGAGGAAATTCATTTTTCAGAGCGAACCGAAGATTACTTCTAAGATTCGGGAATTTCATTCCGAAGCCGAGACCATTCTGATCCCGGAAAAGTATTTAGAGAATTTATCGGCGGAAGAAAGAAGCGCTCTTCCTGAGAGGATCCGATCTCTCGTGAAGAAATATGCAGTTTTTATTTCTTCCATGAGGAGATTGAATTCGAATGCGGGAAAAAGGAAATATCAGAAGAACGTCGGTAAACTAAAGAGAGTGAACGTGAGAATGAAAACCGGAGATTGGTTACTCCTGGGAACGTTGGCGGAAGCTCACGGGGTTTCCCGTTGTTTCCTCCTGAATTTTCTTTTGTATCTCGAATCGAAAGAAGTCGGTATCTCGCTGAGAAAGTTTTGGGTGGGACAACCCATCGACCACAAGGTCTACAGCTTCATCTGGCAATTAGAACGGTCGCAAAAAAGGATTTCCCGTATTCTCAGGGTAACACCGAACCCTCTCGAAGCGCCGCCTTCCTAA
- a CDS encoding glycerophosphodiester phosphodiesterase produces the protein MIEKIKDRRDLSRPLVFAHRGLSGTFPENTMIAFRKAIDAKADLIELDVTLSEDREVVVIHDDDLDRTTKLVGNVRNFDSEILSELDAGSWFSKKFKKERIPFLREVLRLIRKSKTDLNIEIKSTGMDFPMREDSIEKRVLDLVLKNGLEKRIVISSFSWECLERVRNFNSKIKLGVLVGDDESGNLEEAIVFAEKIGAWSIHPSREEAKEVNLKRIQEKNFLSVVYTVNEVDEMKRFLDRGADGLFTNFAKDMRRLLKKAY, from the coding sequence ATGATCGAAAAAATCAAAGATCGAAGAGATTTAAGTCGACCTCTCGTTTTTGCTCACAGGGGTTTGAGCGGAACGTTTCCTGAGAATACGATGATCGCTTTTCGAAAAGCGATCGATGCAAAGGCGGATTTGATCGAATTGGATGTGACTCTTTCGGAAGATCGGGAAGTGGTCGTGATCCACGATGACGATCTGGATCGAACGACAAAACTCGTCGGGAACGTTCGAAATTTCGATTCGGAAATATTAAGCGAATTGGACGCGGGCTCTTGGTTTTCTAAAAAATTCAAGAAGGAAAGAATTCCGTTTCTAAGAGAAGTTTTGCGTCTGATTCGAAAATCCAAGACGGATTTGAATATCGAGATCAAATCCACTGGTATGGATTTTCCGATGAGAGAAGATTCCATCGAAAAGAGAGTTTTGGATTTAGTTCTGAAGAATGGACTTGAAAAGAGAATCGTGATTTCCTCGTTTTCTTGGGAATGTTTGGAGAGGGTTCGTAATTTTAATTCTAAGATTAAACTGGGCGTTTTGGTCGGGGATGATGAAAGCGGGAATCTGGAAGAGGCGATCGTTTTTGCCGAGAAGATCGGGGCATGGAGCATTCATCCTTCCAGAGAAGAAGCGAAGGAAGTGAATCTGAAAAGGATTCAAGAGAAGAATTTTTTGTCGGTCGTTTATACGGTGAATGAAGTCGATGAGATGAAACGTTTTTTGGATCGGGGCGCGGACGGTCTTTTTACAAATTTTGCGAAGGACATGAGGAGGCTTCTAAAGAAAGCATATTAG
- a CDS encoding phasin-related domain-containing protein, with product MEKQILDVLNAGLGLIKAGQEGLGKAKADLEKTYLELVTKGASDNSEATVKIRETVDKVLNDIKEVSSVAGKNYEETRSKIIENYNKITEEIKNKIPEGQIEAVKAKINEVAEAIKNTTSGKAPASK from the coding sequence ATGGAAAAGCAAATTCTAGATGTTCTGAATGCGGGTCTTGGACTCATCAAAGCTGGTCAAGAAGGTCTGGGTAAAGCGAAAGCTGATCTCGAAAAAACCTATTTGGAGCTTGTTACGAAAGGAGCTTCCGACAATTCTGAAGCGACTGTCAAAATCCGCGAGACTGTTGATAAAGTTCTCAACGACATCAAAGAAGTGTCTTCTGTAGCCGGAAAAAACTACGAAGAAACCAGATCTAAGATCATCGAAAACTACAACAAAATCACCGAAGAGATCAAAAACAAAATCCCTGAAGGCCAAATTGAAGCTGTAAAAGCTAAAATTAACGAAGTGGCTGAAGCGATTAAAAACACTACTTCCGGAAAAGCACCCGCTTCTAAATAA
- a CDS encoding serine hydrolase domain-containing protein codes for MGILNFATFALFAFAIFVMNCNPKEDDKTKDFIAARALIGCSSLDECFSNMASLSKTGASFQVFKKNGTRVYLKETGDLTSTKTGPIFSASKLVTASLILRLVDQGLMSLDETTGTRLGWTGVKGQIKLRQLLAFTSGLNPSSPSAESKSCIFTLPAGASATDKNNCVTSIRDSTQTLKAPGDVFYYNSFHMAVAQRMAEIAAGQTWQQIFDTEFAAAGKLNFSATDPDNGKWYADITSKSGDGSLAGAYGLFINAVDYSKILNMLINDGIYTPATGAPVAILTGGSRVALIRELFSDQYQSQTTIEYSQFAAFGYRWHYGLGNWRFCSTPDVPSTCELDIVYHSFGANGFYPWIDRNAGYYAVVGVNNFNTNVFSVFSLLQPNSTSLFFGQDAKRFIPPLLQ; via the coding sequence ATGGGGATTCTGAATTTTGCGACGTTCGCGTTATTTGCATTTGCTATTTTTGTTATGAATTGTAATCCGAAGGAGGACGATAAAACAAAGGATTTTATCGCGGCGAGGGCTTTGATCGGTTGTTCTTCCTTGGATGAATGTTTTTCGAACATGGCTTCTCTTTCCAAAACGGGAGCTTCTTTTCAGGTGTTTAAGAAGAATGGAACTCGCGTTTATTTAAAGGAAACCGGTGATTTGACCTCCACAAAAACAGGACCGATCTTTTCGGCTTCGAAGTTGGTCACCGCATCTTTGATCTTACGACTTGTAGATCAAGGATTGATGAGTTTGGATGAAACAACGGGAACAAGGCTCGGATGGACCGGTGTAAAAGGGCAGATCAAGCTCAGACAACTTCTTGCGTTTACTTCCGGACTCAACCCGAGTTCGCCGAGCGCGGAAAGTAAAAGTTGTATCTTTACTCTTCCCGCAGGCGCTAGTGCCACTGATAAAAATAACTGCGTTACTTCGATACGAGATTCTACACAAACTCTAAAAGCGCCGGGTGACGTATTCTATTATAATTCTTTTCATATGGCGGTTGCACAAAGAATGGCGGAAATCGCCGCAGGTCAGACTTGGCAACAAATCTTTGATACTGAATTTGCGGCCGCGGGAAAGTTAAATTTTTCCGCAACCGATCCGGACAATGGAAAATGGTATGCGGATATTACGAGCAAGTCCGGTGACGGAAGTTTGGCCGGCGCCTACGGTCTATTTATCAACGCGGTGGATTATTCTAAAATTCTCAACATGTTGATCAACGACGGAATTTATACTCCCGCAACGGGAGCTCCGGTTGCGATATTGACCGGTGGTTCGAGAGTTGCGTTAATTCGAGAACTCTTTAGCGATCAGTATCAATCTCAGACTACGATCGAATATTCACAATTTGCGGCTTTTGGTTATCGTTGGCATTACGGTCTCGGGAACTGGAGATTTTGTTCAACTCCGGATGTTCCCAGCACTTGTGAATTGGATATCGTCTATCATAGTTTTGGTGCGAACGGATTCTATCCTTGGATCGATCGGAATGCAGGTTATTATGCGGTTGTCGGAGTGAATAACTTCAACACGAATGTTTTCAGCGTTTTTTCTTTACTTCAACCGAATTCGACTTCTTTGTTTTTTGGACAAGATGCGAAACGTTTTATTCCTCCTTTGCTTCAGTGA